Genomic window (Helianthus annuus cultivar XRQ/B chromosome 3, HanXRQr2.0-SUNRISE, whole genome shotgun sequence):
taattccgctccaactgttACAAGTGACAACACAACACTCCTATATATAGTGtgtctaattccgcttgaaatggttcaAGCGGAACCCCTAGATTACCTGCTCGAGCGGAATCGCCAAGAacacttggagcggaatcacctaaaaaccttttggagcggaatcatgattatctgatttcgcttgaaatgacttcttgtcatttcaagcggaattacaacatTATATCCACTTTTTCAATTCCAaactccaatctaacctatctagacctaagactcgattaagacgtagtcagcagacattcagtgcaccaacaatttCGGAACTAcaaaatacatgtatgaaatacccccatccttgggaaggaaatacgacgttaaaatacttgagaagtattaatacaaaatattgatttaaacaattattccaaaatcaaaacataatttaaagttaaaataattattattttaacaaataattataacttggaataatattgggaaACACAAGAAACGCAACTCAAAAACGTTAAACTATAAGCCAAgccacggcccgttcgtctaatagacgttagtacactgtaggtagtcgtgattAGTTGCGGAGAATTGAGTTGCCGGTTACTAAAGATGCACTACAGTGAGTTCatatcccccttttcttttaactattttcagttttatacttcgggggtgaaatacatgttacgattattacaaatgttttatacatggtatgattagcttaaggagggttttactgctagatcatgtgaaaggtgggtataacacttaaggccattaatcctcgttgtagaaccgagggacatgagtgatagagctatttgggtgtagcgagcccacacccatggggaccagggtggtccatagggtgactatgtcttccagccggaggcccggtacaaatttgctaggtttgagtcttcctgcaccatttcacacataccattggctttgcaacccattggtgatctgtttttccttaattgctacataccagggacataaattcatacagacatactttgaaggtttatacacacagacatacacatgaactcgctcaacttttgttgatgtttttcaaattacatgtatttaaGGGAACTAGTGGATATGGCAGGATATGCATGTGTCGTCAAGCTGCGGTTAAATAAAAGATGTTATCCATGGTTGTTGAGTTTAGAGGGTGTATCCTAATCCCGGACGGGATACATGATCCTAAACTCAGGTTTTATTAAgtacttttgttgagtctttgtgAACTCGTTTAAACACatcatggtttgtaacttaatttgGTATTGATGTTTTCAGACAATGGTATTGTGGTagtttctaaactttattaatggataAACATCTCGTGTTTTTACCATATAGCATTGTTATAATTgtttgctatggtattaagaagtcacaccaaataaccatgCTTCCGCAAAAGTTAGGGTGTGACACCCCTGATGACGCCCATGATGATGGAAAGTTGGACGAGAACGTTGTTGTTATTCCACTTCTTGAGATTCCTGTTATCGAGTTATCTTCTGCTTCTATTTTACACTCGATTTTAGACCCCTTTGAGTTTGTGACATCTGCAGCTTTACAGACGGCTGGACTGCAGTTTTTGCTACTTAGTTAGATGACGACGCCGCTATGACTGTTGCACTATCACTTGCTTGAGATCCCACACCTTCACACGACCAAGAGCCTGCTCATGAGCCAGCTCCTGTTCCTTTTGGGTCAGCCTGATGTTGCACCTGCTAATCCTGAACCTTTACCTGATCATGACCCTATTCCTTTTGGCATACCCGACATTGCACCCCTCATACCTGACCCAGTTCCTGCACCCATTGATCCTCCTGTTGTTGAGCCTTTTGTTCCTCCACCTGCACATGCACCTACCAATGTTGCTCCTTTTTCATTCTGTGGAGTCTGACGTTCATCGTGTAGATTTACCCATCGATTCCTTGCAGGAAATACCCGCACCCCGTCCAGGAGAAGGCACTTCTAGCCAGCAGCCTAGCCATGATCATCATGTTTCAGCACCTTCTCCTCACGTACAGTCTGCACCTTTTGTTCATTTTACTTCTTCACCACTTGATGAGCCACTTAGAGGGTCCCCACCGTATTCCATGCCGACCTCAGATCCCTACCATCCCTCCTATTTTGCTGGATATACACAAGATGAGTTGCTTTATTCTCTTCAGTTCCGACTTGAGGTTATGAGTCACATAGTCTTGGAGCTTGAGTCGATACCACGTCCCTTACCGTGTCCTTGCCAGTCTACTTCAGTTCCCCCTCATTCATCACCGCCTCCTTTTGCACGTCCACCTGCTCCTCTTACTCCCTTTCCATAGTTTGATGCTCGATTCCTCACCGTCGAGCAGCAGGTCCGTTATTTGCTTCGTCATGAGcacaagctcgaggaggagctCGCACATGTTCTCAGTTTGATTTTCTTCCCTTCTCCACCTCAGTCATCAGTACAGTTGGCGTTTGGttttatgcggattgcattacttTGGGGTAAAGACACTACTAATGAGCATagattgtggagacttttgaagaccacttttGACCACATGATTTTGATACACTGATAGACttattggacaagggtagggtgaccctgtgtcccttttgATGTGAGAGACTTTGTAGACAATGTGATTGTGGTCGGTAAATAATGAGAGCTCAGTCGTTATGTCTTTGCTAAGCACGTTGTTGATCTGCATGTGTGTGTTATAATTATGATGCAATGTGCTTGCTTGTTATGTTCTCATTAAATATGTTCCCATCTACATGTTTGTGTTATAATTGTGATGTTATATGATTGTTTGCTATGACGATtgcgtatatacatatatatacacacctcCTAGGTCTTATTCGTAAGTAGAGGCTTATGTGCTTGTGTCCTTAATAAGACCTGACCTAGCcgatcttcttcttagaagatgtcGCTTCAAaggaacaccgataccaacaaccctctgccgacaACAGAGGCGGAATTACGAGagcgcatctcacaggccatcgcacagcacgaggcccttcgctccgaaTGCAGCGGGGGTACCTCAGGAATAAGTTTTAGGACTGCAAGCCTCAGAACTTTGACGAAactggaggtgccatagcttttgtgaaatggttGAAAATATGGATTCTGTTTTGCGAATAAGCGGATGTACGCCAGAGCAATAAGTCCCATATGTATCAGGATCGTTTCAAGATGAGGCCCTGTTATGATGGAACCTTCGGGTTCGAATAATGGGCGAAGCTGCTACGAATGCTTTAACATGGGATGAGCTGAACGAAATAATGCGTAGGGAGTATTGTTCTCAGATGGAGATCCAGAAGCTGGAATTTGAATTCTGGAAactaaagatggaaggtccaaaggtgGTGGAGTACGTGCAGAGACTTCATGATTTATCGCGAGTTGTTCCATTCCTGGTGGAACCAGAGTTGAAAAGGATGGAGCGATTCATCTGGGGACTGGCGCCTCAGATCCTGCACTTGATGACGGCATCAGCTCCGCCAACAATTATCGATGCGGTTGACTTAAGTATGGTGCTCATTAAAGAAGCGGCTAGACTGGAAAAGCTTTCAACCCCTAACAAGAAGAAGGAagctcatgtggagtcatctggaaagaacaaaaggaagcccACTGATTTCCAAGAAGGTGATCGggcgaacaacaacaacaaggccaaaaagggaaaaggatACTTGGGTACTCTCCCTATGCGACAACTGTCTACGACATCATATTGGGCGATGTAAGTATAGGAAATGTGAAACTTGTGGGAGAATTGGTCATCCCAAGGAGACTTGTAGGCATGGTACTGAACGTGGAAATGAAGGCCAAGATGGCAGCAAGAATCACGAAGGAAACAATGACAACAGCAACTATCAAGGCAGGAAGAGTGACAAACAAAAACGCGCTTAAggttgtttcaactgtggaaacAAGAAACATTTCAGAAAAtacttgtgacaaccctcaaaatttcaggtactgtacaattaattaattttaattacgtGCTTAATGACGGTGCTTGATAACAACTGACACTTTAAAatacttactgatttatgttacatacatacatgtgcatcactttacatacagtcgctccatttatttcatacagactcttagtgacagacctgatgcacaaagcacagttagcacagtgagcggatatctcagacacatgctgacaataccagcacatagacagacactatttttaggccagtatgggccagggataaaacactacaccagtatggagtgtagggaagtgaggaccataagactatgtcactaggtgatagtttgagtgccgaaaagtgcctaaaacgcaatttaattacagaattccgcatttttagtaacgattcagcttttaacacactcatattatacagagtattgactaaatggtcctggacactttcctaagtgttggaattcatttcgttacaaaaagacgcacaaaagacgctatacgggacaattaaacgctttaacggaacgatgcgaaaccgaacagccagacattacccgagacacgaaaatattgtcagaaatattgttttatcattttaaattatttatggtcacaaaaatccctatACACCATGTAAATATGTCATACACTTACTACTTTAGAAAATACCCTAAACCTTCCAAATAATCACCAACTTATAATAAAAAGttacacttaaccccccccccccttctcaAATTTTTGGCCCACTTATGGGACCCACCCATAATCATCACTAAATCCCAATGAAATATTCCTTTTTAATGTGATCGGACCTCCTTATGTGTTGATCTTGCCAAGAAATATCCATGATGACACTAGGTTGGGCTATAAGATTCATCTCATCATTTCATCTTCTCTACAAGTTCACTCCACCATTttatcactctctctccctccctcttGGCCGCCCatatccgccaccaccaccatcacaccaACGCTCACTCATTTGATTCACTATCAAGTCCAAAACAAGTGTTAGAAGGAGTCTTGTGAAGCTTGGAGCTTGGGATCTTGAAGAAACATCACCCCTTGCATTCTCACgccattttcatcatcattttctgttcacaagttcatccctagcccttgtgctagttgtaagtcttcGATTTAACTCTTGAATCACTTCTACGTCGATTGTTCGAAACATTGTTGTTTGAAGCTTAAAATAAGAACACAAAGAGAAAGTGAACAAGGAACCTAAACACAAACTTATATAATGATAAAATCTGGTTGAATTATGTTGGCATAAGTATGCATGTTGTTTGATCATTAATTTCTCGATAAACCCGTTATTAGAACAATCGTTTATGCGtttttagtcacttctacaatgtaaacagcttgctgagttgaatttccagccaacttcaacaggctgtaacgggaccatttttaatcgaaaaactgattttctaaagcctaaaatgtgcattttggaataactaaacaaatggcactggaatcgtaatttttcgaggccgtttactatttttaaaagactgttttttgacagcagctcaagctgcatttttactgcagaaaaagcgTGTTgttttcggagtcataacttgaaacctgagtagaatcaactcgtgaaatttttacagtagatagacaccattgtcaggacgaccctccagcTAGAGTTTcatcaaacggacttacggttaatttttagtcaatatttccgtaaactgcaatcagaaggtaacaaatctgattgcagtcgagaaaatgattttctataaaatatgggtaacgaattggactttgatatttttacacaataaacctTGAAACATATGTGACATTCTGTAAACATTTGAGaatagaaaaggttaactattttataaaaatccttgaaaacagtccggtttcgagtaataaagctgaaatgaagtatgtaacgttttgtatgtctatatgtcggtttggttattgaaaatgaactattggatatatgtaaaagaaaatgatatgctatttaagcatggacacctctatttacaaaggagactctgccgaaattttccgagaatccgaacacttagtaaaatattcgagaaaatagatacgaaatagttgtctaactatttttctaaagACAAtggttaagttaaaataattattattattttaacaaaataatacctaagtaacgcaatcaaaacactaaactctaagccaaggcacggcccgttcgtctaatagacattagtacgttgtaggttgtcgtgtagcggaaagagctaagttcgagtcaagacgcactacggtgagttcatgtcccccttttctcttaactattttcagttttatacttcgggggtgaaatacatgttacagatttttacagacatttacagattTTTACAGACAATTACAgacacttttatacatggtatgattagctaaggaatttactgttagatcacgtgaatggataggctattatcgtaagaccattaatctttgtataaggaccgagaggcatgagtgatagatctattgggtgttgcgagccccacacatgggccagcgtgtggctgcatgtggtgactatgtcattccgccggaaggaccggtatgaagtaagcgttacaggtttgagtgcttcctaggccatatcacttattaatgtattagctacacattaattgatctgtttttccttattgctacataccaaggacatacatttatacagacatatttcacaatctatacagacacacattaacgatttatacagactcacttacacatgaactcgctcaacctttgttgatgttttccaaactacatgtatttcaggaaattaggtatggatctggcgggtgttggaatttcaagtcatgttaagtataaagatgtcatccatggtttttgacagtttggccagtgtgtcttaatcctggacgagacacgtcttccaaacttggattacaactattatctttttcgagtccttagcaaacttttacacaattcatctggcttgtaaaacttaaattttgaagtctacgttttagacaatgttgttatgttttaaactcattttatggatgacaaatctttggtattatca
Coding sequences:
- the LOC110931494 gene encoding leucine-rich repeat extensin-like protein 3; protein product: MSQLLFLLGQPDVAPANPEPLPDHDPIPFGIPDIAPLIPDPVPAPIDPPVVEPFVPPPAHAPTNEIPAPRPGEGTSSQQPSHDHHVSAPSPHVQSAPFVHFTSSPLDEPLRGSPPYSMPTSDPYHPSYFAGYTQDELLYSLQFRLEVMSHIVLELESIPRPLPCPCQSTSVPPHSSPPPFARPPAPLTPFP